Proteins encoded together in one Camelina sativa cultivar DH55 chromosome 9, Cs, whole genome shotgun sequence window:
- the LOC104713630 gene encoding uncharacterized protein LOC104713630, with translation MSGAQGAEPMGSRTATTYESVEGGQNKTKLDLKSKDDEGGIQVDKLQDKVSDAAGLGGPVFGAGKDDKKQDLGVTGTG, from the coding sequence ATGTCGGGAGCACAAGGAGCAGAGCCGATGGGGTCAAGAACTGCTACGACGTATGAGTCGGTGGAAGGAGGACAAAACAAGACGAAGCTTGATTTAAAGTCAAAGGATGACGAAGGTGGGATTCAAGTTGACAAGCTTCAAGATAAGGTCTCTGATGCTGCTGGTCTTGGTGGACCTGTCTTTGGTGCTGGTAAAGATGACAAGAAGCAGGATCTTGGTGTTACCGGTACCGGCTAG